Proteins found in one Solitalea lacus genomic segment:
- the murQ gene encoding N-acetylmuramic acid 6-phosphate etherase, whose product MELTTEKDSNYNHLEKMTMRDIMVNINNEDRSVPDAVGKVIPQIEKLATVTAQKMKEGGRLFYIGAGTSGRLGVLDASECPPTFGVPFDLVIGIIAGGDKAIRKAVEFAEDNIEQAWKDLLEYDINEKDVVVGIAASGTTPYVIGGLQTANNVGISTGCIVCNIGSPVAALANYPIEVVVGPEFVSGSTRMKAGTAQKLVLNMLSTSVMIQLGRVKGNKMVDMQFTNHKLYNRGINIIMKETGLNRTVAAELLEKHGSVRKAISAAK is encoded by the coding sequence ATGGAGTTGACGACAGAGAAAGATTCAAATTACAATCATTTGGAAAAAATGACCATGCGCGATATCATGGTTAATATCAATAATGAGGACAGGTCAGTGCCAGATGCTGTGGGTAAGGTAATTCCTCAAATTGAAAAGCTTGCAACTGTTACCGCTCAAAAGATGAAGGAAGGAGGGCGTCTGTTTTATATTGGAGCGGGTACCAGTGGGCGTTTAGGCGTTCTTGACGCATCTGAATGCCCTCCAACATTTGGTGTTCCGTTTGATTTGGTTATAGGAATTATTGCCGGAGGAGATAAAGCAATTCGTAAAGCGGTTGAATTTGCTGAGGATAATATCGAGCAAGCTTGGAAAGATCTTTTGGAGTATGATATTAACGAGAAGGATGTGGTTGTTGGTATTGCTGCTTCAGGAACAACACCTTACGTAATTGGCGGACTGCAAACTGCTAACAATGTGGGTATTTCAACCGGATGCATTGTTTGCAATATTGGTAGTCCGGTTGCTGCTCTTGCCAACTACCCTATAGAGGTTGTCGTTGGGCCTGAGTTTGTCTCAGGTTCCACACGCATGAAGGCCGGAACAGCACAAAAGCTTGTTTTGAATATGCTTAGCACCTCTGTTATGATTCAGCTGGGAAGGGTTAAAGGAAACAAGATGGTTGACATGCAGTTTACCAACCATAAGCTTTATAATCGCGGCATCAATATTATCATGAAAGAAACCGGCTTGAACAGGACGGTAGCAGCAGAATTGCTTGAAAAACACGGAAGCGTACGTAAGGCAATTAGTGCTGCTAAATA